A DNA window from Oceanibaculum indicum P24 contains the following coding sequences:
- a CDS encoding M23 family metallopeptidase: MAGMAAALGIGYFAQDLAARDAQQPVTQRPQIAATAPFDQAGNPSGVQSVSASTSIEQPRDWSWLSRWFGDNDGASRQAGFSERDLDPTTYAHLAATRLPEGVVQAMQREPTEQVVTVKRGDTLMKLLVDAGIERGEAHQAIEGLSSVYDPRQLRPGQDITLTFLPPASLKLPLEIEVERKSALLGLALQPSVEREVQVRRDGNGGFAAEQIEFPLQTVTVLRGGRINSSLYETAIEAGIPIAALWEMVRAFSFDVDFQRDIQPGDRFDIMFEELRNEAGDVVNTGAVHYASMTLSGKTMPIFRFEPRPGEFDFFDPRGESVRKALLRTPIDGARLSSGYGMRKHPILGYGKMHRGIDFAAPTGTPIMAAGSGTVAKAEWFGAYGRYVQIRHNSEFATAYAHMSRIAPGIRAGARVQQGQVIGYVGTTGRSTGPHLHYEVLKGSGQVNPMSVKFPTGEKLEGKDFARFQKERQGMERQIAELRREMQVASRPGSSSRSAKAACREEQPDIC, encoded by the coding sequence ATGGCCGGAATGGCCGCAGCGCTGGGGATCGGCTATTTCGCGCAGGATCTGGCGGCGCGCGACGCGCAGCAGCCGGTCACGCAGCGCCCGCAGATCGCCGCGACCGCGCCGTTCGACCAGGCGGGCAATCCGTCTGGCGTTCAATCTGTGAGCGCGTCCACCTCTATAGAACAGCCGCGCGACTGGAGCTGGCTCAGCCGCTGGTTCGGCGATAATGACGGTGCCAGCCGCCAGGCCGGTTTCTCCGAGCGCGATCTCGACCCCACCACCTATGCCCATCTCGCCGCGACCCGCCTGCCCGAGGGCGTGGTGCAGGCGATGCAGCGCGAGCCGACCGAACAGGTGGTGACGGTGAAGCGCGGCGACACGCTGATGAAGCTGCTGGTCGATGCCGGCATCGAGCGTGGCGAGGCACACCAGGCCATCGAAGGGCTGAGCAGCGTCTATGATCCGCGCCAGCTGCGCCCCGGCCAGGACATCACCCTGACCTTCCTGCCGCCGGCCAGCCTGAAGCTGCCACTGGAGATCGAGGTCGAGCGCAAGAGCGCACTACTGGGCCTTGCGCTGCAGCCCAGCGTCGAGCGCGAGGTGCAGGTGCGCCGCGACGGCAATGGCGGCTTCGCTGCCGAGCAGATCGAATTCCCGCTGCAGACGGTCACGGTGCTGCGCGGCGGGCGGATCAATTCCAGCCTGTACGAGACCGCCATCGAGGCCGGCATCCCGATCGCCGCGCTGTGGGAGATGGTGCGGGCCTTCAGCTTCGATGTCGATTTCCAGCGCGACATCCAGCCCGGCGACCGTTTCGACATTATGTTCGAGGAGCTGCGCAACGAAGCGGGCGACGTGGTGAACACCGGCGCCGTGCACTATGCCAGCATGACCCTGTCCGGCAAGACCATGCCGATCTTCCGCTTCGAGCCGCGGCCGGGCGAGTTCGACTTCTTCGATCCGCGCGGCGAATCGGTGCGCAAGGCGCTGCTGCGCACGCCGATCGACGGTGCCCGCCTGTCCTCGGGCTATGGCATGCGCAAGCACCCGATCCTGGGCTATGGCAAGATGCATCGCGGCATCGACTTCGCCGCCCCCACCGGCACGCCGATCATGGCGGCGGGCAGCGGTACGGTGGCCAAGGCGGAATGGTTCGGCGCCTATGGCCGCTATGTCCAGATCCGCCACAACAGCGAGTTCGCCACCGCCTATGCGCATATGAGCCGCATCGCGCCGGGCATCCGGGCCGGCGCGCGGGTCCAGCAGGGCCAGGTCATCGGCTATGTCGGCACCACCGGGCGCTCGACCGGCCCGCACCTGCATTACGAGGTGCTGAAGGGCAGCGGGCAGGTGAACCCGATGAGCGTGAAATTCCCGACCGGCGAGAAGCTGGAAGGCAAGGATTTTGCCCGCTTCCAGAAGGAGCGGCAGGGCATGGAACGGCAGATCGCCGAGCTGCGGCGCGAGATGCAGGTGGCGTCGCGCCCGGGCTCTTCATCGCGCTCGGCCAAGGCAGCCTGCCGCGAGGAACAGCCCGACATCTGCTGA